The following are encoded together in the Monodelphis domestica isolate mMonDom1 chromosome 5, mMonDom1.pri, whole genome shotgun sequence genome:
- the LOC100017717 gene encoding GLIPR1-like protein 2, whose translation MSIWLRIFCLLFFSCQRSKSLSYAPIYKDQEFIFECVDVHNLLRTQLHPPAANLQYITWDEGLAKTAKAWAKRCHPGHNTHLENIRQSHPIFNGLGENIWTGPIYLYSPRLAVKSWFSEEQFYDFQTNTCSRVCSSYIQVVWDTTYKIGCAAATCPRVGNLTDVIHFICNYVLSGNTNRRPYKEGKFCTQCSKGDKCLDMLCSNSEREKLKHYPFWYPEWEVPRPVVCDLRCLSCLTFRIILFMLAVLIVFLLQHKFPNIQLEKDILLITTEKETVSKEYYPGSNQTPQQEENRV comes from the exons ATGAGCATTTGGTTGCGTATTTTTTGTCTTCTATTCTTCAGCTGCCAGAGGTCTAAGAGCCTGAGCTATGCACCAATTTACAAAGATCAAGAATTTATCTTTGAGTGTGTCGATGTGCACAATTTGCTGCGGACACAGCTTCACCCGCCAGCAGCCAATTTGCAGTACATA ACTTGGGATGAGGGTTTGGCAAAGACTGCCAAAGCCTGGGCAAAGAGATGtcatcctggacataatactcaTTTAGAAAATATAAGACAATCTCATCCTATCTTTAATGGTCTTGGTGAAAATATATGGACTGGGCCTATTTATTTGTATTCTCCCAGACTTGCTGTCAAAAGTTGGTTCAGTGAAGAGCAATTCTACGATTTTCAAACAAATACATGTTCACGTGTATGTTCTAGTTATATTCAG GTTGTTTGGGACACTACCTACAAAATTGGCTGTGCTGCTGCTACCTGTCCTCGTGTTGGAAATTTGACAGATGTGATCCATTTCATATGTAATTATGTACTAAG tgGGAACACTAATAGAAGGccttataaagaaggaaaattttgTACTCAATGTAGCAAAGGGGATAAATGCCTGGATATGCTATGCA GTAACAGTGAACGTGAGAAATTGAAAC ACTATCCTTTTTGGTACCCAGAATGGGAAGTACCTCGACCAGTTGTGTGTGATCTCCGATGCCTATCTTGTTTAACATTTagaatcattttatttatgtTGGCTGTTCTAATAGTTTTCCTATTACAGCATAAGTTTCCAAATATACAGTTAGAAAAAGATATATTGTTAATTACAACTGAGAAAGAAACAGTATCAAAAGAATATTACCCAGGATCAAATCAGACTCCCCAACAGGAAGAAAACCGAGTCTAA